The following proteins are co-located in the Primulina tabacum isolate GXHZ01 chromosome 11, ASM2559414v2, whole genome shotgun sequence genome:
- the LOC142519137 gene encoding uncharacterized protein LOC142519137 → MAKGGRGRPRIASRRHRPTPYPFPSNSIPPCNKKSNYSKIFMQDWEDATCSICMECPHNAVLLLCSSHDKGCRPYMCGTSFRYSNCLDQYKKAHTKVMSSNNTPTYDASTEVMDPLSGRLVVNDKATELTCPLCRAQVKGWTVVEPARDHLNSKKRTCNQDNCSFIGTYKELQKHVRTEHPSAKPHEMDPTLAQKWRNLEQEREREDVISTIRSSNPGALFFGDYVIERNHFGLGSDGDAHALESNDEIENGFDRRLMSVMMFLQAYDSEMVQNGRGSSHILRSSHERPVVSLGELDQDGNHIDENEVSGRNRMTLANRLRRHGRVLLGRSGRRRRRREGNSGQGV, encoded by the coding sequence ATGGCGAAAGGTGGCAGGGGAAGACCCAGGATTGCTTCACGGCGGCACAGACCAACACCATACCCCTTCCCGTCTAACAGTATTCCTCCTTGCAACAAGAAAAGTAATTACTCGAAAATATTCATGCAAGATTGGGAAGATGCTACTTGTTCGATATGCATGGAGTGTCCTCATAATGCTGTTCTTCTCCTCTGCTCCTCTCATGATAAAGGCTGTCGTCCCTACATGTGTGGAACTAGTTTCCGCTATTCCAACTGTCTGGACCAGTACAAGAAGGCACACACAAAAGTAATGTCATCTAACAACACACCAACTTATGATGCATCTACCGAAGTGATGGATCCATTGTCTGGTAGGTTGGTTGTCAATGATAAAGCTACAGAGCTCACATGTCCCCTTTGTAGGGCTCAAGTGAAGGGTTGGACGGTTGTGGAGCCAGCACGAGACCATCTCAACTCAAAGAAGCGAACTTGCAACCAGGATAACTGCTCATTCATTGGAACATACAAAGAGCTGCAGAAACATGTAAGAACTGAGCACCCTTCTGCTAAGCCGCATGAAATGGATCCTACTCTGGCACAGAAGTGGAGAAATCTAGAGCAGGAGCGAGAGAGGGAAGATGTGATTAGCACCATAAGGTCGTCAAATCCAGGGGCACTGTTTTTTGGCGATTACGTGATTGAACGAAACCATTTTGGTTTGGGTTCTGACGGTGATGCACATGCCTTGGAGTCAAACGatgaaattgaaaatggatttgaTAGGAGGTTGATGTCTGTGATGATGTTTCTTCAGGCGTATGATTCTGAAATGGTACAGAATGGTCGAGGCTCGAGCCACATTTTGAGATCGAGTCATGAAAGGCCTGTTGTTTCTCTCGGTGAATTGGATCAAGACGGCAACCATATTGATGAAAACGAAGTTTCTGGAAGGAACCGTATGACATTGGCAAATCGTCTACGCCGCCATGGTAGAGTCCTCTTGGGACGATCAGGACGTAGGAG
- the LOC142517915 gene encoding uncharacterized protein LOC142517915 encodes MEKSEPTLVPEWLKNSGNQSGSGSTSHLDDKSAPKLSRNNSFLSSNGHDFGRSSSSERTTSSYFHRSSSSNGSGNLRSYNSFGRNRRDRDWEKDRHDSLDKDKSVSGDSWHRGFSDSSGNTFSGKFEWDGLRRSQSAISGSNGDTWTKKVVTDSSSVGGNNTSGLLTKGTLVGNVNKTRFERNFPSLGTEERAVIPEVGRVPSPGLSSAIQSLPIGHAAAVGGEKWTSALAEVPVLLGSNGIGISSVQQFASTQPASGTTTSLNMAEAVAQGPSRAPVMPQISVGTQRLEELAIKQSRPLIPVTPSMPKTLVSNSSDKQKTKLGQQQHPITSLPINNSKGDTSKSSNAGKLHVLKPSREKNGVAPVVKDNSSPTSGINAVISTLPTAPSVAGAVVAKGSPNIPALNHKPVLTVLEKRTTSQAQSRKEFFNLVRKKSMAISTSVTDTDTENFSSVMDSGTAVSPPPSETSEKEDVPAPNTSQIDDAQSSANLSDDLLSEKRADVTCIDDTCIVPKYLDNGKNASMDPLFSEEEEAAFLRSLGWEENSDEGGLTEEEISAFLKDATKYNSKPALRILEVVQPKSIAPLDSQITGVSPGLSSSDAKLES; translated from the exons ATGGAAAAAAGTGAGCCGACTTTAGTACCGGAATGGTTGAAAAATTCTGGAAACCAGAGCGGCAGTGGGTCTACTTCGCATTTAG aTGATAAATCTGCACCCAAACTTTCAAGGAACAATTCATTTTTGAGTAGCAATGGTCATGATTTTGGACGATCATCAAGTTCTGAAAGAACGACCTCGTCATATTTCCACCGGAGTTCCAGTAGTAATGGCTCTGGAAATCTGAGGTCCTATAATAGTTTTGGCCGAAATCGGCGTGACAGGGATTGGGAGAAAGATAGACATGATTCTCTAGACAAAGACAAGTCAGTGTCTGGGGATAGCTGGCACAGGGGCTTTTCAGATTCATCGGGGAACACCTTTTCTGGTAAATTTGAGTGGGATGGGTTAAGACGATCTCAGTCTGCAATTTCTGGGTCGAATGGGGACACGTGGACTAAGAAAGTTGTAACTGATTCAAGCAGTGTAGGTGGAAACAACACTAGTGGTTTGCTTACCAAGGGTACTCTTGTTGGCAACGTGAACAAAACGAGATTTGAGAGAAATTTTCCATCATTAGGAACTGAAGAAAGAGCAGTCATTCCGGAGGTAGGAAGAGTCCCATCTCCGGGCTTAAGTTCTGCAATTCAGAGCTTACCTATTGGTCATGCTGCTGCAGTTGGTGGCGAAAAATGGACATCTGCTTTGGCAGAGGTTCCTGTGTTACTTGGAAGCAATGGAATCGGAATCTCGTCTGTGCAACAGTTTGCTTCCACACAACCTGCCTCGGGCACAACCACCTCTCTCAATATGGCAGAAGCTGTAGCTCAGGGTCCAAGCCGAGCTCCGGTTATGCCTCAG ATATCTGTTGGAACTCAAAGGCTCGAAGAACTGGCAATTAAACAATCTAGGCCGTTAATTCCAGTCACACCATCCATGCCAAAGACTTTG GTTTCAAATTCTTCAGATAAACAGAAAACTAAATTGGGCCAGCAGCAGCATCCCATAACTTCACTTCCCATTAATAACTCGAAGGGTGATACGTCTAAGTCATCAAATGCGGGGAAACTCCATGTTCTCAAGCCATCACGAGAGAAAAATGGGGTTGCTCCTGTTGTGAAGGACAATTCGAgtccaacaagtggtatcaatgCAGTAATTTCTACACTTCCCACTGCTCCATCTGTTGCTGGTGCTGTAGTAGCCAAGGGCTCACCAAACATCCCAGCCCTGAACCATAAGCCTGTATTAACTGTGCTGGAGAAGCGAACCACCTCTCAAGCTCAAAGTCGAAAAGAGTTTTTCAACCTTGTGCGAAAGAAATCTATGGCGATCTCCACTTCTGTTACTGATACTGATACTGAGAACTTTTCCTCAGTTATGGACTCTGGGACTGCTGTATCCCCGCCACCTTCAGAAACTTCTGAAAAGGAGGATGTACCTGCTCCTAATACTTCTCAGATTGATGATGCTCAATCAAGTGCAAACCTGAGTGATGACCTTTTGTCTGAGAAAAGAGCTGATGTGACTTGCATTGATGATACTTGTATTGTGCCGAAGTACTTAGACAATGGAAAGAACGCTAGCATGGATCCTTTATTTTCAGAGGAGGAAGAGGCTGCCTTTCTACGCTCTTTGGGTTGGGAGGAAAATTCAGATGAGGGTGGACTTACCGAAGAAGAAATAAGTGCTTTCTTAAAAGATGCGACTAAG TACAACTCAAAACCAGCTCTGAGAATACTTGAAGTAGTGCAGCCCAAATCTATTGCACCATTAGACTCCCAAATTACTGGAGTTTCTCCTGGATTGAGTTCTTCTGATGCTAAGCTGGAATCTTGA
- the LOC142519617 gene encoding uncharacterized protein LOC142519617, with the protein MSFTQPRSSIANTLSFLGDLFCLWFPPPSILSPKQFPTYFSHLKLPWISGDRNSRGSMRHGRYSDDESIREHRHRDHDRRHHRGYDERRCSNRINIMDFMKIRPPLLTGDDNDDFVEAWVNITEQGFRVLHYDENEKMELADFMIQGKDRKLWIYVIGVDVVWEVVMEMCMTLDVWKRVVLLVFVS; encoded by the exons ATGTCCTTTACTCAACCGAGATCTTCCAtagccaatacactatcttttCTGGGTGACTTATTCTGCCTCTGGTTCCCTCCACCGTCAATTTTGAGTCCCAAGCAATTCCCCACATACTTTTCTCATCTCAAGCTTCCATGG ATATCGGGAGATAGAAACAGTCGTGGAAGTATGAGACATGGCCGTTACAGTGACGATGAGTCAATCCGAGAACATCGTCATAGAGATCATGACAGAAGGCATCACCGAGGCTATGATGAAAGGAGATGTAGCAACCGCATCAACATTATGGATTTCATGAAGATTAGACCTCCACTGTTGACCGGAGATGATAATGATGATTTTGTTGAAGCTTGGGTCAATATCACGGAGCAGGGTTTTCGAGTGCTGCACTATGACGAGAATGAGAAGATGGAGTTAGCCGATTTCATGATCCAAGGAAAAGATCGTAAATTGTGGATATATGTTATTGGGGTGGATGTTGTTTGGGAAGTAGTGATGGAAATGTGTATGACGTTGGATGTTTGGAAGAGAGTTGTTTTGCTGGTTTTTGTATCATGA